A region of Pseudomonas putida DNA encodes the following proteins:
- the clpB gene encoding ATP-dependent chaperone ClpB — translation MRIDRLTSKLQLAISDAQSLAVGMDHPAIEPLHLVQALIEQQGGSIKPLLMQVGFDINSLRQALVKELDQLPKIQNPTGDVNMSQDLARLLNQADRLAQQKGDQFISSELVLLAAMDENSKLGKLLLSQGVTKKALENAINNLRGGAAVNDPNAEESRQALDKYTVDLTKRAEEGKLDPVIGRDDEIRRTVQVLQRRTKNNPVLIGEPGVGKTAIAEGLAQRIINGEVPDGLKGKRLLALDMGALIAGAKYRGEFEERLKSLLNELSKQEGQIILFIDELHTMVGAGKGEGAMDAGNMLKPALARGELHCVGATTLNEYRQYIEKDAALERRFQKVLVEEPSEEDTIAILRGLKERYEVHHKVAITDGAIIAAAKLSHRYITDRQLPDKAIDLIDEAASRIRMEIDSKPEVLDRLDRRLIQLKVESQALKKEEDEAAKKRLEKLHEEIERLEREYSDLEEIWASEKAEVQGSAQIQQKIEQARQELEAARRKGDLSRMAELQYGVIPDLERSLQMVDQHGKSENQLLRNKVTEEEIAEVVSKWTGIPVAKMLEGEREKLLKMEDLLHQRVIGQHEAVTAVANAVRRSRAGLSDPNRPSGSFMFLGPTGVGKTELCKALAEFLFDTEEAMVRIDMSEFMEKHSVARLIGAPPGYVGYEEGGYLTEAVRRKPYSVVLLDEVEKAHPDVFNVLLQVLEDGRLTDSHGRTVDFRNTVIVMTSNLGSAQIQELVGDREAQRAAVMDAVGSHFRPEFINRVDEVVVFEPLGRDQIAGITEIQLGRLRSRLLERELSLSLSPEALDKLIAVGYDPVYGARPLKRAIQRWIENPLAQMILAGKFMPGSAITAEVEGEEIVFA, via the coding sequence ATGCGAATAGACCGTTTAACCAGCAAGCTTCAATTAGCCATATCCGACGCTCAGTCCCTCGCCGTAGGCATGGACCACCCTGCCATCGAGCCCCTGCACCTGGTGCAGGCACTGATTGAACAGCAGGGCGGGTCGATCAAGCCGCTGCTGATGCAGGTCGGCTTCGACATCAACAGCCTGCGTCAGGCACTGGTGAAAGAACTCGACCAACTGCCGAAAATCCAGAACCCCACTGGCGACGTGAACATGTCCCAGGACCTGGCGCGCCTGCTCAACCAGGCCGACCGCCTGGCCCAGCAGAAGGGCGACCAGTTCATCTCCAGCGAGCTGGTGCTGCTCGCCGCCATGGACGAGAACAGCAAGCTCGGCAAGCTGCTGTTGAGCCAGGGCGTGACCAAGAAGGCCCTGGAAAACGCCATCAATAACCTGCGTGGCGGCGCGGCGGTCAACGACCCCAACGCCGAAGAGTCGCGCCAGGCCCTGGACAAGTACACGGTCGACCTGACCAAGCGTGCCGAAGAGGGCAAGCTCGACCCGGTGATCGGCCGCGACGACGAAATCCGCCGTACCGTGCAGGTGCTGCAACGGCGTACCAAGAACAACCCGGTGCTGATCGGTGAACCTGGCGTGGGTAAAACCGCCATCGCCGAAGGCCTGGCCCAGCGCATCATCAACGGCGAAGTGCCCGACGGCCTTAAAGGCAAGCGCCTGCTGGCGCTGGACATGGGGGCCCTGATCGCCGGTGCCAAGTACCGTGGCGAGTTCGAAGAGCGCCTGAAGTCGCTGCTTAACGAGCTGTCCAAGCAGGAAGGCCAGATCATCCTGTTCATCGACGAACTGCACACCATGGTCGGCGCCGGTAAAGGCGAGGGCGCCATGGACGCGGGCAACATGCTCAAGCCGGCCCTGGCCCGTGGTGAGCTGCACTGCGTTGGCGCCACCACGCTCAACGAGTACCGCCAGTACATCGAGAAGGACGCCGCCCTGGAGCGGCGCTTCCAGAAGGTACTGGTGGAGGAGCCGAGCGAGGAAGACACCATCGCCATCCTGCGCGGCCTGAAAGAACGCTACGAAGTGCACCACAAGGTGGCCATCACCGACGGCGCGATTATTGCGGCGGCCAAGCTCAGCCATCGCTACATCACTGACCGCCAGTTGCCGGACAAGGCCATTGACCTGATCGACGAAGCGGCCAGCCGCATTCGGATGGAAATCGACTCCAAGCCCGAGGTGCTCGACCGTCTGGACCGTCGCCTGATCCAGTTGAAGGTGGAATCCCAGGCACTGAAGAAAGAAGAAGACGAAGCCGCGAAGAAGCGCCTGGAAAAACTGCACGAGGAAATCGAGCGGCTGGAGCGTGAGTATTCCGACCTCGAAGAGATCTGGGCATCCGAGAAAGCCGAAGTGCAAGGCTCGGCGCAGATTCAGCAAAAGATCGAGCAGGCCCGCCAGGAGCTGGAAGCCGCCCGTCGTAAAGGCGACCTGAGCCGCATGGCCGAGCTGCAGTACGGGGTAATCCCGGACCTGGAGCGCAGCCTGCAGATGGTCGACCAGCACGGCAAGTCGGAAAACCAGCTGCTGCGCAACAAGGTCACCGAGGAAGAGATTGCCGAAGTGGTGTCCAAGTGGACCGGCATCCCGGTTGCCAAGATGCTCGAAGGCGAGCGCGAGAAGCTGCTGAAGATGGAAGACTTGCTGCACCAGCGCGTGATCGGTCAGCACGAAGCCGTCACCGCCGTGGCCAACGCCGTACGCCGCTCCCGCGCCGGGTTGTCCGACCCGAACCGGCCAAGTGGTTCGTTCATGTTCCTCGGCCCGACCGGTGTGGGTAAGACCGAGCTGTGCAAGGCCTTGGCCGAGTTCCTGTTCGACACGGAAGAGGCGATGGTGCGCATCGACATGTCCGAGTTCATGGAGAAGCACTCCGTGGCTCGCCTGATCGGCGCACCGCCAGGCTATGTAGGGTACGAGGAGGGCGGTTACCTGACCGAAGCGGTACGGCGCAAGCCTTATTCGGTGGTGCTGCTCGACGAGGTGGAGAAGGCGCACCCGGACGTGTTCAACGTGCTGCTGCAGGTGCTTGAGGATGGCCGATTGACTGACAGCCACGGCCGTACCGTGGACTTCCGCAACACGGTGATCGTGATGACCTCCAACCTGGGCTCCGCGCAGATCCAGGAACTGGTCGGTGATCGTGAGGCACAGCGTGCGGCGGTGATGGATGCGGTGGGTTCGCACTTCCGTCCGGAGTTCATCAACCGGGTCGACGAAGTGGTGGTGTTCGAGCCATTGGGCCGTGACCAGATCGCCGGCATCACCGAGATCCAGCTGGGCCGCCTGCGTAGCCGCCTGCTGGAGCGCGAACTGTCGCTTAGCTTGAGCCCTGAGGCGTTGGACAAGCTGATCGCGGTGGGTTACGACCCGGTGTATGGCGCACGGCCACTGAAGCGTGCGATTCAGCGCTGGATCGAGAACCCGCTGGCGCAAATGATCCTGGCCGGCAAATTCATGCCGGGTTCGGCGATCACTGCCGAGGTAGAAGGCGAAGAAATCGTGTTTGCCTGA
- the pgeF gene encoding peptidoglycan editing factor PgeF — protein sequence MKGLTQALLFPDWPAPASVRACVTTRQGGVSLPPYEAFNLGDHVGDDPVAVAENRRRLSDEFAIQPAWLKQVHGLVVADADPAVVAEADASWTDQPGIACTVMTADCLPALFCDRAGTRVAAAHAGWRGLAGGVLEATLDRLALPPEEVLVWLGPAIGPQAFEVGLEVRDAFTAVHPEAANAFVEGAQPGKLMADIYALARIRLAARGVTAVYGGGFCTVSDQRFFSYRRTPQGGRFASLVWLQPR from the coding sequence ATGAAGGGTCTGACGCAGGCGCTGCTGTTTCCTGACTGGCCGGCCCCGGCCTCGGTTCGCGCTTGTGTCACCACGCGTCAGGGCGGCGTCAGCCTGCCGCCCTATGAAGCGTTCAACCTGGGTGATCACGTCGGTGATGACCCAGTCGCGGTTGCCGAGAACCGCCGCCGTCTGAGCGACGAGTTCGCGATCCAGCCTGCCTGGCTCAAGCAAGTGCATGGCCTGGTGGTGGCGGATGCCGACCCGGCCGTGGTGGCCGAGGCCGACGCCAGCTGGACCGACCAGCCTGGCATTGCCTGTACTGTGATGACTGCCGATTGCCTCCCCGCGCTGTTCTGTGACCGAGCCGGTACCCGTGTGGCCGCCGCCCACGCCGGCTGGCGCGGGTTGGCGGGCGGGGTGCTGGAAGCCACCCTCGACCGTTTGGCCCTGCCACCTGAAGAGGTATTGGTCTGGTTGGGGCCGGCCATTGGCCCGCAGGCGTTCGAAGTGGGGCTGGAAGTGCGTGATGCCTTTACCGCCGTGCACCCGGAGGCCGCCAATGCCTTTGTCGAGGGCGCGCAGCCGGGCAAGCTGATGGCCGACATCTATGCGCTGGCGCGAATTCGCCTGGCTGCCCGTGGCGTTACTGCCGTTTATGGCGGTGGCTTTTGCACGGTCAGCGATCAGCGGTTCTTCTCCTATCGCCGTACACCGCAGGGTGGGCGGTTTGCTTCACTGGTGTGGCTGCAGCCTCGCTGA
- the rluD gene encoding 23S rRNA pseudouridine(1911/1915/1917) synthase RluD produces the protein MSEIIQLSAEVPSDLGGQRLDQVAAQLFAEYSRSRLTTWIKEGRLTVDGAVVRPRDTVYGGSVLVLEAEQEAQGEWIAEDIELDIVYEDDHIMVINKPAGLVVHPAAGHASGTLLNALLHHVPDIINVPRAGIVHRLDKDTTGLMVVAKTLQAQTRLVEQMQSRKVSRIYECIVIGVVTSGGKIDAPIGRHGGMRQRMAVTDGGKPAVSHYRVLKRFRSHTHVRVKLETGRTHQIRVHMAHVGFPLVGDQTYGGRFRIPPAASPTMVEAVKTFPRQALHARFLALAHPITGEVMKWESPLPDDFLWLLTLLNEDRESFIG, from the coding sequence ATGTCCGAGATCATTCAACTTAGCGCAGAGGTACCGTCCGATCTGGGCGGTCAACGCCTCGACCAGGTCGCCGCCCAATTGTTCGCCGAGTACTCGCGTTCGCGGCTTACTACGTGGATCAAAGAGGGCCGCCTGACGGTCGATGGTGCCGTGGTGCGCCCTCGAGACACCGTCTATGGTGGCTCTGTGCTTGTCCTGGAGGCCGAACAAGAGGCCCAGGGCGAGTGGATCGCAGAAGACATCGAGCTGGATATCGTCTACGAAGACGACCATATCATGGTGATCAACAAGCCTGCCGGGCTGGTTGTGCACCCGGCCGCCGGCCATGCCAGCGGTACCTTGCTCAATGCACTGCTGCACCACGTGCCAGACATCATCAATGTGCCGCGCGCCGGTATTGTCCACCGCCTGGACAAGGACACCACCGGTCTGATGGTGGTGGCCAAGACCTTGCAAGCGCAGACCAGGCTGGTCGAGCAAATGCAAAGTCGCAAAGTCAGCCGCATCTATGAGTGCATCGTGATTGGTGTGGTGACCTCCGGCGGCAAGATCGACGCCCCGATCGGTCGCCACGGCGGCATGCGCCAGCGCATGGCGGTCACCGACGGCGGCAAACCGGCGGTCAGCCACTACCGTGTGCTCAAGCGCTTCCGCTCGCACACCCACGTGCGGGTCAAGCTGGAAACCGGCCGGACCCACCAGATTCGTGTGCACATGGCCCATGTTGGTTTCCCACTGGTCGGCGACCAGACGTACGGTGGGCGCTTCCGCATTCCGCCGGCTGCCAGCCCAACCATGGTCGAGGCGGTCAAGACCTTCCCGCGTCAGGCGCTGCATGCGCGTTTCCTCGCGTTGGCCCACCCGATTACCGGTGAAGTCATGAAGTGGGAATCGCCGTTGCCGGATGACTTCCTCTGGTTGCTGACGTTGTTGAACGAAGACCGCGAGAGCTTTATCGGATGA
- a CDS encoding outer membrane protein assembly factor BamD, translating to MRVKHLLLIAILGLTAACSSNKEVIDENLSEAELYQQAQADLDNSSYTSAVNKLKALESRYPFGRYADQAQLELIYANYKNTEPEAAKSAAERFIRLHPQHPNVDYAYYLKGLTSFDQDRGLLARFLPLDMTKRDPGAARDSYNEFAQLTSRFPNSRYAPDAKQRMIYLRNLLASYEIHVADYYLGRQAYVAAANRGRYVVENFQETPSVGDGLAIMVEAYQKMHLDEPAATSLETLKLNYPDHPSLVDGEFQPKQTESDGRGWLSKATLGLIETETPLPPGETRANQDVVKQFQDARAEMPQELLPKDENGDVILPEGPKEAEQDRSWFSYMTFGLFD from the coding sequence ATGCGAGTGAAACACCTGCTGCTGATCGCCATCCTCGGGCTTACCGCGGCCTGTTCCTCTAATAAGGAAGTCATTGACGAGAACCTCAGCGAAGCCGAGCTTTACCAGCAGGCTCAGGCTGACCTGGACAATTCCAGCTACACCAGCGCCGTGAACAAGCTCAAGGCCCTGGAATCGCGCTACCCGTTCGGCCGCTACGCCGACCAGGCGCAGCTCGAGCTGATCTACGCCAACTACAAGAACACCGAGCCGGAGGCCGCCAAGTCCGCCGCCGAGCGTTTCATCCGCCTGCACCCGCAGCACCCGAACGTCGACTACGCCTACTACCTCAAGGGCCTGACGTCGTTTGACCAGGACCGTGGCTTGCTGGCGCGCTTCCTGCCGCTGGACATGACCAAGCGTGACCCGGGTGCCGCCCGCGACTCGTACAACGAGTTCGCCCAGCTGACCAGCCGCTTCCCGAACAGCCGCTACGCGCCGGACGCCAAGCAGCGCATGATCTACCTGCGCAACCTGCTGGCCTCCTACGAAATCCACGTGGCCGACTACTACCTGGGCCGCCAGGCTTATGTAGCAGCCGCCAACCGTGGCCGCTACGTGGTCGAAAACTTCCAGGAAACGCCGTCGGTCGGCGACGGCCTGGCGATCATGGTCGAGGCGTACCAGAAGATGCACCTGGACGAGCCGGCTGCCACCAGCCTGGAAACCCTCAAGCTCAACTACCCTGACCACCCAAGCCTGGTCGATGGCGAATTCCAGCCCAAGCAGACCGAGTCTGATGGCCGTGGCTGGCTGTCCAAGGCGACCCTGGGCTTGATCGAAACCGAGACCCCGTTGCCACCGGGCGAGACCCGCGCCAACCAGGACGTGGTCAAGCAGTTCCAGGACGCTCGCGCCGAGATGCCGCAAGAGCTGCTGCCGAAGGACGAAAATGGCGATGTGATCCTGCCGGAAGGCCCGAAAGAAGCCGAGCAGGACCGTTCGTGGTTCAGCTACATGACCTTTGGCCTGTTTGACTGA
- a CDS encoding PP0621 family protein — MVRLLFWIALIAAAFWLWRKFKISQQSHSEPKLDDPLKMVRCAHCGVHLPNDRALKLGKDWYCSQAHLEQGPGQSR; from the coding sequence ATGGTTCGCCTACTTTTCTGGATCGCCCTGATCGCCGCCGCGTTCTGGCTGTGGCGCAAGTTCAAGATCAGCCAGCAATCGCACTCTGAGCCGAAGCTCGACGACCCGCTGAAGATGGTGCGCTGCGCCCATTGCGGCGTGCACCTGCCTAATGACCGGGCGTTGAAGCTGGGCAAGGATTGGTATTGCAGCCAAGCGCACCTTGAACAGGGGCCGGGGCAATCGCGCTGA
- the thiO gene encoding glycine oxidase ThiO, which produces MSKQVVVVGGGVIGLLTAFNLAANVGQVVVCDQGEVGRESSWAGGGIVSPLYPWRYSPAVTALAHWSQDFYPQLGEHLFAATGIDPQVHTTGLYWLDLDDEAEALAWAERERRPLSAVDISAAYDAVPVLGPGFKRAIYMAGVANVRNPRLVKSLKAALLALPNVSLREHCQVTGFRHEGERVTGVQTADGVIDADEVVLSAGAWSGDLLRTLGLELPVEPVKGQMILFKCAEDFLPSMVLAKGRYAIPRRDGHILVGSTLEHAGYDKTPTEQALESLKASAVELLPELAQATVVGHWAGLRPGSPEGIPYIGPVPGHEGLWLNCGHYRNGLVLAPASCQLFVDLLIGAEPIIDPAPYAPAGRLG; this is translated from the coding sequence ATGAGCAAGCAAGTAGTGGTGGTCGGCGGTGGGGTTATTGGCCTGCTGACGGCGTTCAACCTGGCGGCGAACGTCGGTCAGGTAGTGGTCTGCGACCAAGGTGAGGTCGGCCGCGAGTCGTCCTGGGCCGGTGGCGGCATCGTCTCGCCGTTGTACCCATGGCGCTACAGCCCGGCGGTAACCGCCCTGGCGCACTGGTCCCAGGATTTTTATCCACAGCTGGGCGAGCACCTGTTCGCTGCTACGGGCATCGATCCGCAGGTGCATACCACCGGGCTGTATTGGCTGGACCTGGACGATGAAGCCGAGGCGCTGGCCTGGGCCGAGCGCGAGCGGCGCCCGCTCAGTGCTGTAGATATCTCGGCCGCCTATGACGCGGTGCCGGTGCTGGGGCCTGGTTTCAAGCGCGCCATCTACATGGCGGGCGTGGCCAACGTGCGCAATCCGCGCTTGGTGAAGTCGCTCAAAGCGGCCTTGCTGGCGCTCCCTAACGTGAGCCTGCGTGAACACTGCCAGGTCACTGGCTTCCGCCATGAGGGTGAGCGCGTCACCGGCGTGCAGACGGCAGACGGCGTGATCGATGCCGATGAAGTGGTATTGAGCGCAGGTGCCTGGAGCGGCGACCTGCTGCGCACGCTTGGCCTGGAGCTGCCGGTGGAGCCGGTGAAGGGCCAGATGATTCTGTTCAAGTGTGCCGAAGACTTCTTGCCGAGCATGGTACTGGCGAAGGGGCGCTACGCGATTCCGCGCCGCGACGGGCACATTCTAGTGGGCAGTACGCTGGAGCATGCCGGCTACGACAAGACCCCAACCGAGCAGGCGCTGGAGAGCCTCAAGGCTTCGGCGGTCGAGCTGCTGCCGGAGCTGGCACAGGCCACGGTGGTGGGGCATTGGGCGGGGCTGCGACCTGGCTCGCCGGAAGGCATCCCGTACATAGGGCCAGTGCCTGGGCATGAAGGGTTGTGGCTCAATTGCGGGCATTACCGCAATGGCCTGGTGCTGGCGCCAGCGTCTTGCCAGCTGTTTGTCGATTTGCTGATCGGGGCTGAGCCGATTATCGACCCGGCGCCGTATGCGCCGGCAGGGCGTTTGGGCTGA
- a CDS encoding type IV pilin protein: MQQGLSLIELLIVVAVTGILAAIAYPSYSDQLKRAARSEVVGLLHDAALRLERHRVRTGQYAEGELALPTANRHYSLQAQRGSDTFTLSARRLPNGLMADDRCGDFQLDQSGVRSNPGRLDGSEQCWGS, translated from the coding sequence ATGCAGCAAGGCCTGAGCCTGATCGAATTGTTGATTGTCGTGGCCGTGACCGGCATTCTGGCAGCCATTGCCTACCCCAGTTACAGCGACCAGCTCAAGCGAGCCGCACGCAGCGAAGTGGTTGGCTTGCTGCATGACGCCGCCTTGCGCCTGGAGCGCCACCGCGTGCGCACGGGCCAATACGCCGAGGGCGAGCTGGCATTGCCCACTGCCAACCGTCATTACAGCCTGCAGGCCCAACGTGGCAGCGATACCTTCACGCTGAGCGCGAGGCGGCTGCCCAATGGCCTGATGGCCGATGATCGCTGCGGTGATTTTCAGCTTGATCAAAGCGGCGTGCGCAGCAATCCGGGCCGCCTGGACGGCAGCGAGCAGTGTTGGGGAAGCTGA
- a CDS encoding PilW family protein — protein MNHAQRGFGLLEVVLALAIGLLLLAAASQLFVSAHETWRLQGVAARLQGDARLALQRMAQDIRMAGMFGCLRLQPGDFKDPAARQAFAHPLQVGPTSLSLVVAELPGHTGAPGWTLLTNCTDEAHVYKGRAESSGQLLAFPISRHVYVLEEGTLKFRRRGSPQPLVDHVREMRVALVETPQGGRVDVHLTLYEPTLGIEQQHVLSVALRNPVAEL, from the coding sequence ATGAACCACGCACAGCGCGGTTTTGGCTTGCTCGAAGTGGTGCTGGCGCTCGCCATCGGTTTGCTGCTGCTGGCAGCGGCCAGCCAGCTGTTTGTGTCTGCCCATGAAACCTGGCGTCTGCAGGGTGTGGCCGCACGGCTGCAGGGTGATGCCCGGTTGGCCTTGCAACGCATGGCCCAGGACATTCGCATGGCCGGCATGTTCGGTTGCCTGCGCTTGCAGCCCGGCGATTTCAAAGACCCGGCAGCGCGCCAAGCCTTCGCCCACCCACTGCAAGTAGGCCCCACCAGCCTGAGCCTGGTGGTTGCTGAGCTGCCTGGGCATACCGGTGCTCCAGGCTGGACGCTGCTGACCAACTGCACTGACGAGGCCCACGTGTACAAGGGACGAGCTGAAAGTAGCGGACAGCTGTTGGCGTTCCCTATCAGCCGGCACGTCTATGTACTGGAGGAGGGCACGTTGAAGTTCCGGCGACGAGGTAGCCCGCAACCGTTGGTCGACCATGTGCGCGAGATGCGTGTGGCGCTTGTCGAGACACCGCAAGGCGGGCGGGTGGATGTGCACTTGACCCTATACGAACCCACCCTGGGCATCGAACAGCAGCATGTGCTGAGTGTGGCGCTGCGCAACCCAGTGGCCGAGTTATGA
- a CDS encoding prepilin-type N-terminal cleavage/methylation domain-containing protein gives MRTMERGMTLLEVLLAMVVVAVGMFAAAALQVRALQATEAARHDAQAALLVHTQREQTRAAGERQVQR, from the coding sequence ATGCGAACGATGGAACGGGGCATGACGCTTCTGGAGGTACTGCTGGCCATGGTGGTGGTGGCCGTGGGCATGTTTGCCGCAGCAGCCCTGCAGGTGCGCGCATTGCAGGCAACCGAGGCCGCACGGCACGACGCGCAGGCCGCCTTGTTGGTGCACACACAGCGAGAGCAAACCAGGGCAGCAGGCGAGCGGCAGGTGCAGCGATGA
- a CDS encoding GspH/FimT family pseudopilin has translation MRQQGATLIQMMLALAMAAVLTQLGMPAYTGISDDLHSAAAARDLAQALRSARSHALLQGQAVLVQPIEGDWGKGWRAVLEHNQQVLREHRLSRPLKIAHNTRGQVRFSALGVPLGLNNATLEICERSSPTGQHHVVLSTSGRVSLRTGEPERGSLCARA, from the coding sequence GTGCGGCAACAGGGTGCAACACTGATACAAATGATGTTGGCGCTGGCCATGGCGGCCGTTCTGACACAGCTGGGGATGCCTGCCTACACTGGCATCTCTGACGACTTACACAGCGCAGCCGCAGCACGAGACCTCGCGCAGGCGCTGCGCAGTGCGCGCAGCCACGCATTGCTGCAAGGCCAGGCGGTGCTGGTGCAACCCATAGAAGGCGATTGGGGAAAGGGGTGGCGTGCGGTGCTTGAGCACAATCAGCAGGTGCTGCGTGAACACCGTTTGTCGCGACCGCTGAAAATTGCCCACAACACCCGGGGGCAAGTGAGGTTCAGTGCATTGGGGGTTCCGCTGGGGCTCAACAATGCAACCCTGGAAATATGCGAGCGCTCCTCCCCCACCGGCCAGCATCACGTAGTGCTGTCAACCAGCGGCAGGGTCAGCCTGCGCACGGGTGAGCCCGAGAGGGGCTCACT